AGCTGAACTTCTGACAGAATCGCCTGACTTCAACTATGTACAAACATTGAAAGATGGTAAGTAGTTAGTCATTTATTTTGCTTATGGAAGTAGTTATCGTTATACTAATACCCATTTCACAATGAATTAAATATCTCGGCTTATTATATCTTTGGTGCTGCCTGTCTAGAAGCTTTTAAGTGTTGATGTTCAATTCTCTACTGCTTGGTGGTTCTTTTTATttgcttttatataatttttaaaatacatgtttCCAAGTTCATGTTGTTAGACAGCCAAGGCATCGGTTCTCTACTTGTGTTTGCAAACCTTAAATATAGATAAGGAATCAAAGATAGGGAAAATTGGATTCATTCCAGATTCTTTCTTAACATAGAATTGGATAAATTTGAGTGgcaaaataacaatttaataattaaatataaaaataaaattttaaaacaaatgaattttgagattaaatATAAGGGACAAAAAATATGAACATACTTATTTATGAAGGTTCTGTCTTTGTTCAAGGCACCTATGTCTTCTCTTTTGCTTCCTTTTGCCAAGAAGTCGTATCCGTTAGTATCTTTGAATCTTTGCAAGCAACTTTTTCTAGGATTAGGTATAAGTTTACAAACCCTAAACCaagattcttttttttcttcctaaTTTAGTGCTTGTTGGTATTTGTAGCTGATGGTATTTGTACCTGTTCCTCCAATTGTTCCATTTTCTTTAGGGTCTTTGGGCTTTATGACTCCGTTTCATATCCTTCCACTTCATGAAGTACTTCtttaatgaaagaataattaaatgattattaaaagGAGCCAtctataacattttagtcatcaATATTAAGCATTTATGACATAACAATTTTATTCTAAAGAATCTTGGGCATTTATTTATAAGCATTGGCTTTTCTTTTACATCCTTCATGTTTTGTGCAGGGAGAGGCTGTCTCTACACTTGTGGGCCATACACAGTGCATCTCCTCTGTGGTTTGGCCTCAGCATGATACAATTTATTTGGCATCATGGGATCACTCTGTCAAAAAATGGGATGTCGAAACAGGCAAAGATTTGTCTGATATAGTATGTCTATTTGTCTCTTTTTTTCTCCTTCTATATCCATTTTTTGTTTCATTTGCATGCACTTGTGTTCTATGTTTAGATGTACCATTTTTGTTCATCTGAGAAAAAAGGGtaaaaggatattatttcttagGTTGCTTTCAATTACTTTACTTCCCTGACCCGATCCCTCTTTTGTTTTCATGTACAATTCTGTGGCAAGGCCCTCAACTGCATTGATATAGGAGGTGAAGGATTGGCTCTCATCGCAGCTGGTGGTTCTGATCCAGTTCTTAGAATATGGGATCCTCGTAAACTAGGTCTGTCGTTCATAATTTCATGtatgatattatatttttttcttttcgctTCTTTTTCTCCTACTTGTTGCATGTGTAGACACATGAAACCACTGAAACTCCATCTCACTTGaaactttttttctattttttaaggaACATCGGCACCTATGTTTCAGTTCTCTTCACATAGTTCTTGGATTTCAGCTTGCAAGTGGCACAATATGTCTCCTCTTCATTTACTTTCTTCATCTTATGATAGGAAAGTAATGTTGTGGGAACTAAGAACTGCGATATCGTTTTGTATTCTCTACATTCTCACAATTTAACTGTATATTGTTTTTTTGAATATCATTTTGATGATTACTTTTTGTGTGGCAATAGCTCTTTTATGTTTTGACTGGTGGCAAATGGAACAAGAAAAACCAACCACACTAGATTGCGGTCCAAGAACAATTTGCAGAAGGCACACAATGACTGGCTCCTACCTCTACGAATGCTTGTGGGAGGTATTGCAGCAGCAAATAAGAATGGTATTGATCAACGTGAAGTTGACACCGTATGTGCTTTGGATTCGAATTCAGGTGTGAGTTTCAGATATTTTATGTGCAAAAAAGTATTAGAGTACCTTATGTTTGTATGTTAGTTAAGCAAATTATAGATAGAACCTGCACTAGGATCAACTAATTAGTTGATCAAACTACACCCAATTTTGTAATCATCTACTTGCATATTTGCATATACTTAATAATAATCTCGtgtcaacttattattttatttttttatttaattgttttgttttcaacattttatttttatttgagttgaaagaagaaaaaaacgaaTTGTAATTTTGACTTAGAAAAGAGAATATTCATTAGcagtttaatcaatttaaatattcaatgttGATATTTCACATGGGAATGGATATTCAAATCTTATATTTTACATGGTTATGATTtaaatccttatttcatttaagtaacttcattataatatcttattttattgatatctttatatttaatctaaattttattatttattttagttttgattctaaatttttatttttatttttattttaatatttaagataacttgagttctaacttttggattttaattttgttattaatttattattttaaattctaaatttaattcattaatttttatatttagttttaaagttaaaattttaatagaaaatttaatttaattaatattttttatttatccttaaaagtatatagaaataaatattatttaattaaaatatttttttaaaggtcatgttctttagcgacgtttgtgagaaaagcgctgctaaaggtctgttctatagtggcgtttgtggaaaaagtgccactaaaggtctgttctatagcggcgtttgtatgAAAAGCGCcattaaaggtcatgttctttagcggcgtctCTAGAAAAAGtgccactaaaggtcatgttctatagcggcgtttgtgaaaaaaagccgctaaaggtcatgttctatagtgGTGTTTTACAAGCACCGCAAATAGTTTTAGCAGTGCCGCTATAggcctaaaaaacgccgctaaaaacctattttgctgtagtgttagaggtgtgcatgggctgaGCTGGGCcgagctcaactaaaaatttaggctcgTTTGCTAGGCCCGAGCTCGGCccgaaaatgggcctaaaattttgcccaagcctgacccggcccgcccatattaatttttatattatttttatataattttaaaatatataaaatacatcaaaaatactaaaaaatcaaaataaatatttcccaaaaaattgaaaataaattttaaaaaaatatgtatacttaaataacactaagatagatgcaaattaataagcaaatgtctctaaaataataaaaaagttaacaaatatctttaaaataataacaaaattaataataaaataaggtttATATAATATACACTAAtagcaacaaaatagtagcaacataatagtaaaatagtagcaaaatagggagaaaacaacaagaaaataatatttttttaaaaaaatagattttttttgtcctttagtaaATTAGGGCTGGGTTCGGGCCAAAATTGCCTTACCCGAGGCTTGGGGgccttttttttgtccaaacccattttttgagcctatatttttacccaagtCCTCTCACATTTCGTACGAGATTTCGGTTTACATATGATCAagtgataataattaatatcacgattttttttttactttctattttatgaGGCATATAGTGAgatgaattaattataataatagtccAGTAAATCTGGTGTTATACTTATTTAGTGTTATCATCCATAGTGGACCCTCTTCTCTGATGGATGATCTTAAATGTTTAGGGATCAAACATATTAAAAAGAAAGGCTTCAGCATGTGTATGGGAGACTTTCAAGACACAAGTCTTTTTCTCGCtaggaaaaaaagaatgaaatgtCAATTCGCTAATATTAGACAATATAATTAATGCATAACTTTCCTAATTTAgccttaattttatgtttaatgcaatttctttaaataataaataagtttgtTTTATATAAAGTAGAAACCCTCCATCTTTGTAACATAATCGATCCTAATtgcattaatatttatataaatattatttttataaactatAAGCCAAATTCTTTTCTATTTCTCTCGAAATCCAAAAGTAAAAACGTAACaactaaaaaaagaaaacccCAAGCTCCAATATAGGATATGGCAAACTTTTCAAATCATTAGAAGCTGCCCACCTTATTGGTTATGAATCCACCATGGGATTTAACAATCTAAGAACTTGATAGtataaaagaaacttaatttaataatcaaAGACAGTGAATGTAATTAAAGGGATTAAGGGAGAAAAAAATGGCACTCAAATTAATCCTATTTTGTTTTTATGTTGTTGAtgatgtctttttttttttttttattttaccttgGTGGAGTTTAGTCTTCTGGGATTTTGAAGTTGCTTGGATCTTCATCCTGGATCCACCCATACTTCTCCATGTATGGATTAGCCAATGTTTTTGGTGGGTAATTCTGAATTTCAtctttccaaacatttccatccTCTAAATCCCTCACAATCTCCCACAAACAACTGTTGCACTTAAAACCAGCCCCAAAGCTTATCATCAACACTTTGTCCCCTTTCTTCAACCTCTTTTTCGCTTCCATATAGGCTAAAACATACCAAAGACTGCTTGCTGATGTGTTCCCAAATCGATGCAGGGTCATCCTTGCGGGTTCAAGGTCATATTCAGTGAGATCAAGGCTGAACCCTATCCCATCAATCACTGCTTTCCCTCCTGTGTGGATGCAGAAATGGTCCACCCCACTCTTGAAGTTAACCCCAGCTTTAATAGGTCCCTGAGTCGCGGTTCCCTTGGTTGAACCACGGCGGTTCCATTTCTTAACCAGTGACACTACCATGAACCGAACTAGTTCGGTAACAGGCAGGATCTTGGGGGTTATCACCCTCAAATTGTCAACAAAAGAACGGGTGGCAGCTTTAGGGAGGTTTTTCCCTAGATAAAATCCCACCCTTCCTATCTCATCTTCCCTTTGGATGCAACAATTGTACGACTCGTCTCTGGCTCCATGATGTGTCCTCACCAAGCATTTCAACTTGAACATTGCTTGATGCTTCAAGGACTTGTTGTTTGTCAAAAGAATGGCACACCCACCCGAACGGAACAAACAGTTGGCAAGAATCATAGATCTATCATTGCCTGCATACCAATTTGGACTCAAAGACTCTGATGTTACTAACAAAGCATACTTGTTCTTGTATGATTTGAACACGTTCCGAACAATATCAAGAGAAATCAAACTCGCACTACACCCCATTCCCGTTAAGTTGAAACACTTGATGTCTTGCCTCATCTTGTAGTGGTTTATGATCCTAGAAGACAAACAAGGTGGTGCTGTTATCATGGAGACGTTGACAACGAGGAGATCGATTTCATGAGGGGAAACACCTGCCCTCGACAACAGCTTCCCTATGCTGTCTTGAAAAAACTCTTCCATTTCCAGGATTCCATCGGCCAATGTTGGGGTCTCTTCTCTGCCGGAGAACATGATTCTTGGGGCGTAGGTTTTCTCACCAATGCCGGAGCTGACAATGGCTTTCAGCAGGAACTTGTACTCGTTGAGTCCAAGGTTCTTGTTCCTTTTTATCACCTCCCCACAGAACTCAGTCCCGACCATTCTATCATCGGCTGGTTTGTAACATTGGTAGTCTAAAATGTAACATTCTTGGTCTCTCTTGTCGTTAACCCACTTCCAAATTTTTAAGAGAACAAGTAAGATTGGAAGCAagagtaagaaagaaaacaactccatcaaaggaattaaaaaaaaaaagaacaaagaaggAGAGGAGTTGTTTGTGGGTTGAGATGGGGGAGATGAGATGAAAGCCTTATAAAGGAGAAGAGAGCCAATGAGTTGGACATGTGAATTTGCTTAAAAGCACATTGCCATCACATCACTCAACTCCCCACCAactgaatttgtgtataatttcCAATCGATCTATATTACAAAACTTGAACAAAGCTTTGCATGTCAGAGAACAAGACCAAAGAGCTGAATGGGGGAGGGGGGGTCAAATTGCAAGCCCTCGTCAACGTTTCTTTAATGACTTAAAAACTCCATAGACTAACAGTGCAATTTTCTAATTGATTTTCTTTCGTTAATTTCACGGAATGCTATTAGAGACGCCATTATAGTTCACGGTTAGCAGCTTACCCAATAATGCTATCCACATTTAAGAAGGCTGAGGGTGGCAGCTACAAATGGACATATATAGAAAATTTTCTGCAATATTATACCAGCACTCAAAGTAATTAATCTATGGAATTACGACCAAAGATTTATCGGGAAGTGCAGTAAAAATAACAAAAGAGTTCAGCATTGAATCAATGGAAAAGAGAGGTtgataatttagtaaaatatcattaaatttgAGAAGAACATCAGCTCTTGTTGGAATGGTAGGTTTTCCACGGTCATTAAGACTTGTTACATATTTGATATGAATTACTAAAATCAATTACCGTTGGGTATGGTAAGATACATTGTACACTTAAGAAGTAACggaaattcaaattttagaaacaaTATTGTTATTAGAATTAGTCACTAACCCCGAACATGAATCTTAAAACAGGCATGAAAGAAATGGTCGAGAATATTGTATTAATCTGACTCTCTCTCAATCTTTTGGTAATTATAGATTAGGGATGACAAAGCCCAAACTGGCAAATAGATTCCAAACTGATCCACTCCATTTGGATTCTTTTTGTTTGAAAAGTGAATGTGGGGCTGGgtggatttttttcttttagatagTGGGTATGGAACGGTTATGGTAATTGCTTACCTTGGATGGACCTGCTCCACTatataaattaccattttatcacTGTATATATAAAGTATTAAATGGGAAAAAATGTAATAACGTAATATagaaaaaatcatata
The Gossypium hirsutum isolate 1008001.06 chromosome A07, Gossypium_hirsutum_v2.1, whole genome shotgun sequence genome window above contains:
- the LOC107932919 gene encoding ribosome biogenesis protein WDR12 homolog isoform X2, whose protein sequence is MGEAVSTLVGHTQCISSVVWPQHDTIYLASWDHSVKKWDVETGKDLSDIALNCIDIGGEGLALIAAGGSDPVLRIWDPRKLALLCFDWWQMEQEKPTTLDCGPRTICRRHTMTGSYLYECLWEVLQQQIRMVLINVKLTPYVLWIRIQV
- the LOC107932919 gene encoding ribosome biogenesis protein WDR12 homolog isoform X1, whose protein sequence is MGEAVSTLVGHTQCISSVVWPQHDTIYLASWDHSVKKWDVETGKDLSDIALNCIDIGGEGLALIAAGGSDPVLRIWDPRKLGTSAPMFQFSSHSSWISACKWHNMSPLHLLSSSYDRKVMLWELRTAISFSLLCFDWWQMEQEKPTTLDCGPRTICRRHTMTGSYLYECLWEVLQQQIRMVLINVKLTPYVLWIRIQV
- the LOC107932934 gene encoding 3-ketoacyl-CoA synthase 12 encodes the protein MELFSFLLLLPILLVLLKIWKWVNDKRDQECYILDYQCYKPADDRMVGTEFCGEVIKRNKNLGLNEYKFLLKAIVSSGIGEKTYAPRIMFSGREETPTLADGILEMEEFFQDSIGKLLSRAGVSPHEIDLLVVNVSMITAPPCLSSRIINHYKMRQDIKCFNLTGMGCSASLISLDIVRNVFKSYKNKYALLVTSESLSPNWYAGNDRSMILANCLFRSGGCAILLTNNKSLKHQAMFKLKCLVRTHHGARDESYNCCIQREDEIGRVGFYLGKNLPKAATRSFVDNLRVITPKILPVTELVRFMVVSLVKKWNRRGSTKGTATQGPIKAGVNFKSGVDHFCIHTGGKAVIDGIGFSLDLTEYDLEPARMTLHRFGNTSASSLWYVLAYMEAKKRLKKGDKVLMISFGAGFKCNSCLWEIVRDLEDGNVWKDEIQNYPPKTLANPYMEKYGWIQDEDPSNFKIPED